The genomic interval ACAAGCCACTCATCAACTGCCGAACAGAATAGCGGGCTCGACGGGAGTCACGCGAGCGAACAAAGTGAGCGAGTGTGACTAAGCGAGACGCCTCCGGCGTCTCGCGGAGTCGCCCCGTTTTTCGGCGAACTTCGTTCGCCGTAAAAACGGGCTCGACGGGATTTGAACTAACGCGAGACTCGCTTCGCTCGCCTCGCTGAGTTCAGAATCCCACTCGCTGCGCTATTCGTTCTCGCTTCACTCGAACAGAATAGCGGGCTCGACGGGTCTTCGCTTCCGAGGTTGCGCATGGGGTGGGGGTTATCGTTCTCAGTCATCGTTCAGGAACTGCCAGCGACGATCTGCTTTCTCGCGCTGCGATGCTCGGTCGTAGTGCTTGTCCAGCACGTCCTCGCTCGCGTCGAGGCGGTCGGAGACGACGCCGCGCGGCACGCCGTCGTTCCGGTACTTCGTCACGCGCGCTTTCCGCACGTCGTGTGGACTCCGCGCTGAGGGGCAGCTGCTCGCGCCGTCCGCGGTCGCCCACTCGCACGTATCGGGTTCCTCTCCGTGCGGGCAGACCACGCCGACACGGCAGGGCCGCGTCCACCGATAGAACGTCTGGCGAATCGACGAGGATGAAACGCGCCCATACCTGGTAGTGACGAGCGGCCGCCGCCCGTGGTCGTCCTCGACGTTCTTCCGGGGGCCGTCGATGTAGTCCTGGAGCGTCGAGGCGACCGACCGACTGATTCGGTTGTACCGCTCGCCGTCGTCGTCGTTCTTCAGGGGAGTTCCAGACCCGGGCCGATGCACGTAGTTCAGTCCCGGCGTGTCCGTGTCGAGGTCAGCGTCTCGGAGGTCGAGCGCGCGCACGCCGCCGCTCCGCGCGCCGGTGTGCCAGATGAGCGTCCAGATCACGTGCTCCCGACTCGCGTACTCGTACTGCGAGAGGTAATCGAGAATCGGCGGCACTCGCTCGGGTTCTATCGTCGAATCGCTCACTTCCTCGTGCTTCGACAGCGAGGGCAGCGGCACCTTCTCGTAGAGGTCTTCTTCGACGGCCTCGATCTGCGCGCAGAACCGAAGGAACGAGCGGAGCGTCGCCAGCGCGCCGTGAATCGTCTTCGGTGCGAGTTCGTCTGTCTTCCCCTTCGAGTACCCGCCGTTTCTGCGCCAGATACGGAACTGGTAGAGATCGCGTCCGTCGAGGTCGGCCATGCTGTCGATGCCGCCGTGCTCCCGACACCACTCGACGAACGCACGCAGATGACTCTCGTGAGACACCTGCGTCCAATCCGCCGCGTCGTGCTCCATCGACTCCAGATGCATCTCTACAGCATCCGAAGGCGGAATCGGTTCGAGATTGGTATCAGC from Salarchaeum japonicum carries:
- a CDS encoding tyrosine-type recombinase/integrase, translated to MADTNLEPIPPSDAVEMHLESMEHDAADWTQVSHESHLRAFVEWCREHGGIDSMADLDGRDLYQFRIWRRNGGYSKGKTDELAPKTIHGALATLRSFLRFCAQIEAVEEDLYEKVPLPSLSKHEEVSDSTIEPERVPPILDYLSQYEYASREHVIWTLIWHTGARSGGVRALDLRDADLDTDTPGLNYVHRPGSGTPLKNDDDGERYNRISRSVASTLQDYIDGPRKNVEDDHGRRPLVTTRYGRVSSSSIRQTFYRWTRPCRVGVVCPHGEEPDTCEWATADGASSCPSARSPHDVRKARVTKYRNDGVPRGVVSDRLDASEDVLDKHYDRASQREKADRRWQFLNDD